In Panicum virgatum strain AP13 chromosome 4N, P.virgatum_v5, whole genome shotgun sequence, a single window of DNA contains:
- the LOC120670812 gene encoding uncharacterized protein LOC120670812, whose product MPGPSGFSGGIGASPCASQCCFSFSASSSPASHADSRAHCPCSPAPPLAPALSAVEKQLNNLTNNVAETISDNFSFCVADPLSNQMNLEVAMQAAAAFLNKTVESAHAYLFVGPIFNDYSSVGYSLLLKNEKAIIFQPKRVVIGHGPLQLVAVNNLKNLYIIPKQLASLCGCHCV is encoded by the exons ATGCCAGGCCCCTCCGGCTTCAGCGGCGGGATCGGGGCGTCACCCTGCGCCTCCCAGTGCTGTTTCAGCTTCTCGgcttcctcctcgccggcgtcgcACGCCGACAGCAGAGCCCACTGCCCCTgttcccccgcgccgccgctcgccccggcACTGTCGGCCGTCGAGAAGCAGCTCAACAACCTGACCAACAATGTTGCCGAGACCATCTCCGACAACTTCAGCTTCTGTGTCGCCGACCC GTTATCAAACCAGATGAACCTGGAGGTAGCAATGCAAGCTGCAGCAGCATTCTTGAACAAAACTGTTGAGTCTGCTCATGCCTATCTATTTGTTGGTCCCATATTCAATGACTACAGCTCGGTTGGATACTCACTACTCCTGAAGAACGAGAAGGCCATCATTTTCCAACCAAAGAGGGTTGTGATCGGACATGGCCCTCTCCAACTAGTTGCTGTTAATAACTTGAAGAATTTATACATTATACCCAAACAGCTCGCAAGTTTGTGTGGATGTCACTGTGTGTGA
- the LOC120671166 gene encoding putative receptor-like protein kinase At4g00960 isoform X3, whose product MDDESCRYDKLERMLQDGRSEPRNLRLPLEFLKKITNNFCDSNDWRLGEGGFGTVYKGVLQNGEIIAVKKLYSSIPGVKDRQFENEANHLMRLKHPNVVRLVGWCYETEDVYVEYGGKYICAEKSERLLCLEYMPNGSLRGYLSEYGAPIIHMDLKPANILLDKNMVPKIADFGLSRLFSEEKTWTCTTSRDGTLGYMAPEYINRGRISTKSDIFSLGVIIIEIVTGHRDYPDDTVASSYDFILKVLNNWSKRNCPETSVVDCPQIKKCLEIGLACVHFDWSQRPEIIDIIMMLDKQETNFPTRFFQGRFNAAHYTTSTEQESQSRKRCLEGLSFGETDLMEKPAKQMRGFLTATAFIVRHQRTRRIRVLITAVVFSIRLQADEDSNRKQQISTFVETQYLARRSHTARLPPATMEVRSPCGSAA is encoded by the exons ATGGACGACGAGTCTTGTAGATATGATAAGCTGGAGCGCATGTTACAGGATGGACGGTCAGAACCACGCAATCTACGTCTACCACTAGAATTTCTGAAAAAGATCACAAACAACTTCTGTGACTCTAACGACTGGCGACTTGGTGAAGGTGGTTTTGGCACCGTGTACAAG GGAGTGCTACAAAATGGGGAAATAATTGCAGTGAAGAAACTTTACTCGTCAATACCAGGAGTTAAGGATAGGCAATTTGAGAATGAAGCCAATCATCTTATGAGGCTAAAACACCCAAATGTAGTTCGACTTGTAGGCTGGTGTTATGAAACAGAGGATGTATATGTAGAGTACGGCGGGAAATACATCTGTGCTGAGAAGTCAGAAAGGTTGCTTTGCTTGGAGTATATGCCTAATGGAAGCCTTCGTGGCTATCTTTCAG AATATGGTGCCCCTATTATTCACATGGATCTGAAACCTGCAAACATATTGCTCGACAAAAATATGGTGCCAAAAATCGCAGACTTCGGCTTGTCAAGACTCTTCAGTGAGGAGAAAACTTGGACATGCACGACAAGTCGTGATGGAACATT GGGTTACATGGCCCCAGAGTATATAAACAGAGGTCGGATCTCAACAAAGTCAGACATATTCAGCTTGGGTGTAATAATTATAGAGATAGTGACGGGACACAGGGACTACCCAGATGATACTGTAGCATCTTCctatgattttattttgaag GTACTCAATAATTGGAGTAAGAGAAACTGTCCGGAAACATCAGTAGTTGATTGCccacaaataaaaaaatgccTTGAGATAGGTCTAGCCTGTGTGCATTTTGATTGGTCCCAAAGGCCAGAAATAATCGACATTATCATGATGCTTGACAAACAAGAG ACGAATTTTCCCACGAGATTCTTTCAGGGGAGATTCAACGCAGCACATTACACGACATCAACAGAGCAGGAATCTCAATCTAGAAAGAGATGCTTAGAAGGTCTAAGTTTTGGCGAAACGGACTTGATGGAAAAGCCAGCAAAACAAATGCGTGGTTTCTTAACCGCCACGGCCTTCATCGTCCGGCACCAGCGGACTCGGAGGATTCGGGTTCTCATTACGGCTGTGGTCTTCAGTATCCGGTTGCAGGCGGACGAG GATTCAAATCGGAAGCAACAAATTAGTACCTTCGTCGAGACGCAATACCTCGCTCGCCGCTCACACACAGCTCggctgccgccggccaccatggaGGTGCGGAGCCCCTGCGGCAGTGCTGCCTAG
- the LOC120671166 gene encoding putative receptor-like protein kinase At4g00960 isoform X2, translating into MDDESCRYDKLERMLQDGRSEPRNLRLPLEFLKKITNNFCDSNDWRLGEGGFGTVYKGVLQNGEIIAVKKLYSSIPGVKDRQFENEANHLMRLKHPNVVRLVGWCYETEDVYVEYGGKYICAEKSERLLCLEYMPNGSLRGYLSDEISGLGWGPRYKIIKGICNGLLHLHVEYGAPIIHMDLKPANILLDKNMVPKIADFGLSRLFSEEKTWTCTTSRDGTLGYMAPEYINRGRISTKSDIFSLGVIIIEIVTGHRDYPDDTVASSYDFILKVLNNWSKRNCPETSVVDCPQIKKCLEIGLACVHFDWSQRPEIIDIIMMLDKQETNFPTRFFQGRFNAAHYTTSTEQESQSRKRCLEGLSFGETDLMEKPAKQMRGFLTATAFIVRHQRTRRIRVLITAVVFSIRLQADERRRALRRRQLLKGQFLLEDDFSLKYLSHQGEHH; encoded by the exons ATGGACGACGAGTCTTGTAGATATGATAAGCTGGAGCGCATGTTACAGGATGGACGGTCAGAACCACGCAATCTACGTCTACCACTAGAATTTCTGAAAAAGATCACAAACAACTTCTGTGACTCTAACGACTGGCGACTTGGTGAAGGTGGTTTTGGCACCGTGTACAAG GGAGTGCTACAAAATGGGGAAATAATTGCAGTGAAGAAACTTTACTCGTCAATACCAGGAGTTAAGGATAGGCAATTTGAGAATGAAGCCAATCATCTTATGAGGCTAAAACACCCAAATGTAGTTCGACTTGTAGGCTGGTGTTATGAAACAGAGGATGTATATGTAGAGTACGGCGGGAAATACATCTGTGCTGAGAAGTCAGAAAGGTTGCTTTGCTTGGAGTATATGCCTAATGGAAGCCTTCGTGGCTATCTTTCAG ATGAAATTTCCGGACTCGGTTGGGGACCACGCTACAAAATAATCAAGGGTATTTGTAATGGTTTACTTCATCTCCACGTAGAATATGGTGCCCCTATTATTCACATGGATCTGAAACCTGCAAACATATTGCTCGACAAAAATATGGTGCCAAAAATCGCAGACTTCGGCTTGTCAAGACTCTTCAGTGAGGAGAAAACTTGGACATGCACGACAAGTCGTGATGGAACATT GGGTTACATGGCCCCAGAGTATATAAACAGAGGTCGGATCTCAACAAAGTCAGACATATTCAGCTTGGGTGTAATAATTATAGAGATAGTGACGGGACACAGGGACTACCCAGATGATACTGTAGCATCTTCctatgattttattttgaag GTACTCAATAATTGGAGTAAGAGAAACTGTCCGGAAACATCAGTAGTTGATTGCccacaaataaaaaaatgccTTGAGATAGGTCTAGCCTGTGTGCATTTTGATTGGTCCCAAAGGCCAGAAATAATCGACATTATCATGATGCTTGACAAACAAGAG ACGAATTTTCCCACGAGATTCTTTCAGGGGAGATTCAACGCAGCACATTACACGACATCAACAGAGCAGGAATCTCAATCTAGAAAGAGATGCTTAGAAGGTCTAAGTTTTGGCGAAACGGACTTGATGGAAAAGCCAGCAAAACAAATGCGTGGTTTCTTAACCGCCACGGCCTTCATCGTCCGGCACCAGCGGACTCGGAGGATTCGGGTTCTCATTACGGCTGTGGTCTTCAGTATCCGGTTGCAGGCGGACGAG AGGCGGCGTGCCCTTCGGAGGCGTCAGCTGCTAAAGGGGCAATTTTTGTTAGAGGACGATTTTAGTCTGAAATATCTTTCCCATCAGGGCGAGCACCATTGA
- the LOC120671166 gene encoding putative receptor-like protein kinase At4g00960 isoform X1 codes for MDDESCRYDKLERMLQDGRSEPRNLRLPLEFLKKITNNFCDSNDWRLGEGGFGTVYKGVLQNGEIIAVKKLYSSIPGVKDRQFENEANHLMRLKHPNVVRLVGWCYETEDVYVEYGGKYICAEKSERLLCLEYMPNGSLRGYLSDEISGLGWGPRYKIIKGICNGLLHLHVEYGAPIIHMDLKPANILLDKNMVPKIADFGLSRLFSEEKTWTCTTSRDGTLGYMAPEYINRGRISTKSDIFSLGVIIIEIVTGHRDYPDDTVASSYDFILKVLNNWSKRNCPETSVVDCPQIKKCLEIGLACVHFDWSQRPEIIDIIMMLDKQETNFPTRFFQGRFNAAHYTTSTEQESQSRKRCLEGLSFGETDLMEKPAKQMRGFLTATAFIVRHQRTRRIRVLITAVVFSIRLQADEDSNRKQQISTFVETQYLARRSHTARLPPATMEVRSPCGSAA; via the exons ATGGACGACGAGTCTTGTAGATATGATAAGCTGGAGCGCATGTTACAGGATGGACGGTCAGAACCACGCAATCTACGTCTACCACTAGAATTTCTGAAAAAGATCACAAACAACTTCTGTGACTCTAACGACTGGCGACTTGGTGAAGGTGGTTTTGGCACCGTGTACAAG GGAGTGCTACAAAATGGGGAAATAATTGCAGTGAAGAAACTTTACTCGTCAATACCAGGAGTTAAGGATAGGCAATTTGAGAATGAAGCCAATCATCTTATGAGGCTAAAACACCCAAATGTAGTTCGACTTGTAGGCTGGTGTTATGAAACAGAGGATGTATATGTAGAGTACGGCGGGAAATACATCTGTGCTGAGAAGTCAGAAAGGTTGCTTTGCTTGGAGTATATGCCTAATGGAAGCCTTCGTGGCTATCTTTCAG ATGAAATTTCCGGACTCGGTTGGGGACCACGCTACAAAATAATCAAGGGTATTTGTAATGGTTTACTTCATCTCCACGTAGAATATGGTGCCCCTATTATTCACATGGATCTGAAACCTGCAAACATATTGCTCGACAAAAATATGGTGCCAAAAATCGCAGACTTCGGCTTGTCAAGACTCTTCAGTGAGGAGAAAACTTGGACATGCACGACAAGTCGTGATGGAACATT GGGTTACATGGCCCCAGAGTATATAAACAGAGGTCGGATCTCAACAAAGTCAGACATATTCAGCTTGGGTGTAATAATTATAGAGATAGTGACGGGACACAGGGACTACCCAGATGATACTGTAGCATCTTCctatgattttattttgaag GTACTCAATAATTGGAGTAAGAGAAACTGTCCGGAAACATCAGTAGTTGATTGCccacaaataaaaaaatgccTTGAGATAGGTCTAGCCTGTGTGCATTTTGATTGGTCCCAAAGGCCAGAAATAATCGACATTATCATGATGCTTGACAAACAAGAG ACGAATTTTCCCACGAGATTCTTTCAGGGGAGATTCAACGCAGCACATTACACGACATCAACAGAGCAGGAATCTCAATCTAGAAAGAGATGCTTAGAAGGTCTAAGTTTTGGCGAAACGGACTTGATGGAAAAGCCAGCAAAACAAATGCGTGGTTTCTTAACCGCCACGGCCTTCATCGTCCGGCACCAGCGGACTCGGAGGATTCGGGTTCTCATTACGGCTGTGGTCTTCAGTATCCGGTTGCAGGCGGACGAG GATTCAAATCGGAAGCAACAAATTAGTACCTTCGTCGAGACGCAATACCTCGCTCGCCGCTCACACACAGCTCggctgccgccggccaccatggaGGTGCGGAGCCCCTGCGGCAGTGCTGCCTAG